One window from the genome of Lepisosteus oculatus isolate fLepOcu1 chromosome 25, fLepOcu1.hap2, whole genome shotgun sequence encodes:
- the LOC138225039 gene encoding transcription factor HES-5-like: MAPITVQRETTAFHFSNKEKNRLRKPIVEKMRRDRINTSIEQLKALLQRHLKQQPQQQPQPNAKLEKADILEMTVRFLKEQSEPCASAGYQQGFSGCLQETLRYLSLHAPQQAAERKALECFYGLQKRAARTRRPDGQLPTPTRTPISAKQVAPSPRTTLWRPW, encoded by the exons ATGGCTCCTATCACTGTGCAGAGGGAAACTACCGCCTTCCACTTCTCCAACAAAGAAAAGAACAGA CTGCGCAAGCCGATCGTGGAAAAGATGCGCCGAGACCGCATCAACACCAGCATCGAGCAGCTGAAGGCGCTGCTGCAGAGGCACCTCAAGCAGCAGCCGCAGCAGCAGCCGCAGCCCAACGCCAAGCTGGAGAAGGCGGACATCCTGGAGATGACCGTGCGCTTCCTGAAGGAACAGAGCGAGCCCTGCGCCAGCGCGGGCTACCAGCAGGGCTTCTCCGGGTGTCTGCAGGAGACCCTCCGGTACCTGTCTCTCCACGCCCCTCAGCAGGCCGCCGAGCGGAAAGCCCTCGAGTGTTTCTACGGCTTGCAGAAGAGAGCCGCTCGGACCCGTCGCCCGGACGGACAGCTCCCCACGCCCACGCGGACACCGATCTCTGCCAAGCAAGTGGCACCGAGCCCACGCACGACTCTGTGGAGACCCTGGTAG
- the LOC138225070 gene encoding transcription factor HES-5-like: MAPITVQRETTAFHFSNKEKNRLRKPIVEKMRRDRINTSIEQLKALLQRHLKQQPQQQPQPNAKLEKADILEMTVRFLKEQSEPCASAGYQQGFSGCLQETLRYLSLHAPQQAAERKALECFYGLQKRASRTRRPDGQLPTPTRTPISAKQVAPSPRTTLWRPW; encoded by the exons ATGGCTCCTATCACTGTGCAGAGGGAAACTACCGCCTTCCACTTCTCCAACAAAGAAAAGAACAGA CTGCGCAAGCCGATCGTGGAAAAGATGCGCCGAGACCGCATCAACACCAGCATCGAGCAGCTGAAGGCGCTGCTGCAGAGGCACCTCAAGCAGCAGCCGCAGCAGCAGCCGCAGCCCAACGCCAAGCTGGAGAAGGCGGACATCCTGGAGATGACCGTGCGCTTCCTGAAGGAACAGAGCGAGCCCTGCGCCAGCGCGGGCTACCAGCAGGGCTTCTCCGGGTGTCTGCAGGAGACCCTCCGGTACCTGTCTCTCCACGCCCCTCAGCAGGCCGCCGAGCGGAAAGCCCTCGAGTGTTTCTACGGCTTGCAGAAGAGAGCCTCTCGGACCCGTCGCCCGGACGGACAGCTCCCCACGCCCACGCGGACACCGATCTCTGCCAAGCAAGTGGCACCGAGCCCACGCACGACTCTGTGGAGACCCTGGTAG
- the LOC102684766 gene encoding transcription factor HES-5-like: MAPVNLYGISPNSKEKMKLRKPVVEKMRRDRINNSIEQLKHLLESEFKAGQPSSKLEKADILEMAVCYLRDHLHRVSSFKAITPKQGYAEGFSKCLEETLRFLAVHDPLNKSQFKLLRHFHKADRQLCGRDGAGAAAGPSYPPASGGSKRAAPRSAERLWRPW, from the exons ATGGCTCCCGTAAATCTTTACGGTATCTCTCCGAATtcgaaagaaaaaatgaaa ctAAGAAAACCAGTCGTGGAGAAGATGCGCAGGGATCGCATCAACAACAGCATTGAGCAGCTGAAGCATCTGCTGGAAAGCGAATTCAAGGCCGGCCAGCCCAGCTCCAAGCTGGAGAAGGCTGACATCCTGGAGATGGCCGTGTGCTACCTGAGGGACCACTTGCACCGCGTGTCGTCCTTCAAGGCGATCACGCCAAAGCAGGGCTACGCCGAGGGCTTTTCCAAGTGCCTGGAGGAGACGCTGCGCTTCCTAGCCGTGCACGACCCCCTGAATAAATCCCAGTTCAAGCTTCTCCGCCACTTCCACAAGGCAGACCGCCAGCTGTGCGGCCGGGACGGGGCCGGTGCAGCGGCCGGTCCCAGCTACCCGCCCGCCAGCGGCGGTTCCAAACGCGCCGCCCCGCGCTCCGCCGAGCGCCTCTGGAGACCCTGGTGA
- the tas1r1 gene encoding taste receptor type 1 member 1: protein MAVCGRVVPLQAFGLVMWAAVLLCWDLAAAGQFGPLSQFQLGGDYVIAGLFPIHNTGMSDKSVPELDDCQNGIFNKHGYHLMQAMRFAIEEINNGSGGENLLPGVTLGYQIYDICSEPASILATLDVLVQQHEYNREPESPSTSRTRAIAVIGPDSSSYAFTSAATLGYYLIPEISYEATNEMLSNKQLYPAFFRTIPSDRNQVRAMVQLLVRFKWTWIALLGSDNDYGQQGVQSLSELASEYGICIAYKGIIQTYTDSRREEMLQMVRSIVDTRVNTIVVFSSKRIASGFFPLVVGQNVTGKVWIGSEDWSISTRVSSLPGIERIGTVLGISTKTATLPGFEGFEALTVEKTRRPVANESEDERRRALGCLQGSDAFGTLTPGEVPLKEFDVQSSFNVYKAVYALAHALRSLLDCDSLACSRVEALPWRLLEKLRQVNFSVGSEPVYFNEHGDPPAGYDIMAWDWAGGNLSLRLVGMYSPDPENLDIDASLINWNTGRESVVPESVCSPECPEGYRRLQTGAHACCFDCQACPPSTFLNRSGYTFCQPCKQREWSLPESEHCVNRTVVYLPWEDSLAVALLVSLVLTLLLTLATALLFLLHLNTPVVKSAGGKTCLLMLASLAGATCSSFCHFGVPSGLGCALKQPLFTFGFTVCLSCMAVRSFQIVCIFKMASKLPRAYEVWARKRGPQAVILSSSVVALFVSLLHVLLARPVPTEVYNIYPDTIILECSGMESVSSILQLVYIAMLSFLCFAFSYMGKDLPANYNEAKCITFSLLIYLISWLTFFTVYIISRGKYLIVVNVMAILASVLGILGGYFMPKVYIIVLKPQMNTTAHFQNCIQMYTTKKSEN from the exons ATGGCCGTCTGTGGCAGAGTCGTGCCTTTGCAAGCCTTCGGGTTGGTGATGTGGGCGGCTGTCCTGCTTTGCTGGGACCTTGCTGCTGCAGGACAGTTTGGTCCGCTCTCTCAGTTCCAGCTGGGTGGAGATTATGTGATTGCTGGGCTGTTTCCTATACACAACACTGGAATGTCTGATAAATCTGTGCCAGAGCTGGACGACTGCCAAAA CGGGATATTCAATAAGCACGGCTATCATCTGATGCAAGCCATGAGATTCGCCATTGAGGAAATTAACAATGGCAGCGGAGGAGAGAACCTGCTGCCAGGAGTTACCTTGGGCTACCAAATCTACGATATTTGCTCTGAGCCTGCTAGCATTCTGGCCACTCTTGACGTGCTTGTCCAGCAGCATGAATACAATAGAGAGCCGGAGTCTCCCAGCACTTCCAGGACCAGAGCCATAGCTGTCATTGGGCCAGACAGCAGCAGCTATGCCTTCACTTCTGCTGCCACACTGGGCTACTATCTGATTCCAGAG ATCTCTTACGAGGCCACAAACGAGATGCTGAGTAACAAACAGCTATACCCAGCGTTCTTCCGCACTATTCCAAGCGACAGGAACCAGGTCAGGGCCATGGTGCAGCTCCTGGTGAGGTTTAAATGGACGTGGATTGCCCTGCTGGGAAGTGACAATGATTATGGGCAGCAAGGCGTGCAGAGCCTATCCGAGCTGGCCTCAGAATACGGTATTTGTATCGCCTACAAAGGGATCATCCAGACATACACGGACTCCAGACGGGAGGAGATGCTTCAGATGGTCAGAAGCATCGTGGACACCCGGGTCAACACCATAGTCGTCTTCTCCAGCAAACGCATTGCCAGCGGTTTCTTTCCACTGGTTGTCGGGCAGAACGTCACGGGCAAAGTGTGGATTGGATCGGAAGACTGGTCGATATCGACCAGGGTGTCCAGCCTCCCAGGCATTGAGAGGATCGGGACCGTCCTCGGGATCTCGACCAAAACTGCAACCTTACCCGGCTTTGAAGGGTTCGAGGCCCTCACTGTAGAAAAAACGAGACGTCCCGTCGCCAACGAATCTGAGGACGAGAGACGGCGCGCACTCGGGTGCCTGCAAGGCAGCGATGCCTTCGGCACATTGACTCCTGGAGAGGTGCCATTGAAGGAGTTCGATGTTCAGTCCTCCTTCAATGTCTACAAGGCTGTTTACGCCCTGGCGCATGCCTTGCGCTCCCTGCTGGACTGCGACTCGCTGGCGTGCAGTAGGGTGGAGGCCCTGCCATGGCGC ctcttggAAAAGTTGAGGCAAGTGAACTTTTCTGTGGGGAGTGAGCCAGTGTACTTCAACGAGCATGGTGACCCTCCCGCAGGCTATGACATCATGGCCTGGGACTGGGCAGGAGGGAATCTGTCTCTGAGGCTGGTCGGAATGTATAGCCCAGACCCTGAGAATCTGGACATTGATGCCAGTCTCATCAACTGGAACACAGGCCGCGAGAGTGTG GTTCCAGAGTCGGTGTGCTCACCAGAGTGTCCCGAGGGCTACAGGAGACTGCAGACGGGGGCTCATGCTTGCTGTTTTGATTGTCAGGCCTGCCCACCCTCCACTTTCCTCAACAGGAGCG GATATACTTTCTGCCAGCCGTGCAAGCAACGCGAGTGGTCCCTACCAGAGAGTGAGCACTGTGTCAACAGAACGGTGGTCTACCTGCCCTGGGAAGACAGCCTGGCTGTAGCCCTGCTGGTCTCTCTGGTGCTCACCCTCCTGCTGACCCTGGCCACAGCCCTGCTCTTCCTGCTGCATCTCAACACCCCGGTGGTGAAGTCGGCGGGCGGGAAGACATGCCTCCTGATGCTGGCCTCGCTGGCGGGGGCCACCTGCAGCTCGTTCTGTCACTTCGGCGTGCCCTCCGGGCTGGGCTGTGCCCTCAAGCAGCCCCTCTTCACCTTCGGCTTCACCGTCTGCCTGTCCTGCATGGCGGTGCGCTCCTTCCAGATCGTCTGCATCTTCAAGATGGCCTCCAAGCTGCCCAGGGCCTACGAGGTGTGGGCCAGGAAGAGGGGGCCTCAGGCCGTGATCCTCAGCTCCTCGGTGGTCGCTCTGTTCGTCTCCCTGCTCCACGTTCTCCTGGCCCGGCCTGTGCCGACCGAGGTCTACAACATCTACCCGGACACCATCATTCTGGAGTGCAGCGGGATGGAGTCTGTAAGCTCCATCCTGCAGCTCGTGTACATCGCTATGCTCAGCTTTCTCTGCTTCGCTTTTAGCTACATGGGGAAAGACCTGCCGGCCAACTACAATGAAGCCAAGTGCATTACGTTCAGCTTGCTGATCTATTTGATCTCCTGGCTCACTTTCTTCACTGTCTACATCATTAGCAGAGGGAAGTACCTCATTGTGGTCAATGTCATGGCCATCCTAGCTAGTGTATTGGGGATACTGGGGGGCTATTTCATGCCCAAGGTCTACATCATTGTTCTAAAACCCCAAATGAATACTACAGCCCATTTCCAGAACTGCATTCAAATGTACACAACCAAGAAGAGTGAGAACTAA